From a region of the Campylobacter sp. genome:
- the mraY gene encoding phospho-N-acetylmuramoyl-pentapeptide-transferase encodes MFYYLYHLTNINFFQYITARAGIAFFIAFCFSVWAMPRFIRWAQARHAAQPIYELAPQNHQKKSKTPTMGGLVFVTAAVLASLLCAKLNNVFVLCGLLCLVGFGYIGFKDDISKILGRQNHAGLSARAKFALQNFLAFLIGATLYAFSDLGGEFFVPFFKYPLLNLWIFAPLFWTIVISASSNAVNLTDGLDGLATIPSVFSLCSLGVFAYLCGHAIYSQYLLLPRVAGAGEVCIIVSALIGALLGFLWFNCYPAEVFMGDSGSLSVGAFLGYCAVITKNEILLIMIGFVFVIETLSVILQVGSFKIFKRRIFLMAPIHHHFELKGWVENKIIIRFWIIALIANIIALTSLKLR; translated from the coding sequence TTGTTTTATTATCTTTACCATCTTACGAATATAAATTTCTTCCAATACATCACCGCGCGCGCAGGAATCGCATTTTTTATCGCTTTTTGCTTTTCAGTCTGGGCTATGCCGCGGTTTATCCGCTGGGCGCAAGCCAGACACGCCGCGCAGCCCATCTACGAACTCGCGCCGCAAAACCATCAGAAAAAGAGCAAAACCCCGACGATGGGCGGGCTTGTTTTCGTTACCGCCGCGGTGCTCGCAAGCCTGCTGTGCGCCAAGCTAAACAACGTCTTCGTGCTCTGCGGACTGCTTTGTTTGGTGGGCTTCGGCTACATAGGCTTTAAGGATGATATCTCTAAAATTTTAGGCCGCCAAAACCACGCAGGTCTTAGCGCGCGGGCTAAATTTGCACTACAAAATTTCTTGGCGTTTCTGATCGGGGCGACGCTTTATGCTTTTAGCGACCTGGGCGGGGAATTTTTCGTGCCGTTTTTCAAATACCCTCTGCTAAATTTATGGATTTTCGCGCCGCTGTTTTGGACGATCGTGATAAGCGCGAGCTCAAACGCGGTAAATTTAACCGACGGATTAGACGGGCTGGCAACCATTCCGTCGGTGTTTTCGCTCTGCAGCTTGGGCGTATTTGCCTATCTCTGCGGGCATGCGATCTACTCGCAGTATCTCTTGCTACCGCGCGTCGCGGGCGCAGGCGAGGTCTGCATCATCGTCTCGGCGCTCATCGGCGCGCTGCTTGGGTTTTTGTGGTTTAACTGCTACCCCGCCGAAGTCTTTATGGGCGACAGCGGCAGCCTCAGCGTAGGCGCGTTTTTAGGATACTGCGCAGTCATCACGAAGAATGAAATTTTACTCATAATGATCGGCTTCGTCTTCGTCATCGAAACGCTCAGCGTGATCTTGCAGGTGGGCAGCTTTAAAATTTTCAAACGCAGAATTTTCCTGATGGCGCCGATACACCACCATTTCGAGCTTAAAGGCTGGGTCGAGAACAAAATCATCATCCGCTTTTGGATCATCGCGTTGATCGCAAATATCATAGCGCTGACGTCGCTGAAATTGAGATGA